The region aggaaggggttaaagaaagaagAACagattacatttttgcgccaggagcagtgtgaaagactggtggaaagcatgccaagacgcatgaaagctgtgattaaaaatcatggttattacacaaaatattgatttctgaactcttcctgagttaaaattttggttagttgtttctaaatgattatgaacttgttttctttgcattatttcaggtctgaaagcactttttttttttttgaccatttttctttgtcagaaaaaaaaaattattgcttggaaattcggagacatgttgtcagaaatttatagaataaatgaacaatttacattttactcaaatatatacctaaacagagaaaaatcagacaaacggaatattttgcagtggtctcttaattttttccagagctgtataaatCGAGTGTTGCTGTAGTCGTACTAACCCAAACAAATCTATCTTGTAATAGTCActgcacaaaaaaatgtaaaaacaataactgaattgctggtttttgtttattctgtgtCTGACAAAtatgaataaaaagtgataaaaaatgttatatgcccgaaaatggtgccaaaaaaatctacaactcgtctcgcaaaaaataagcctcataCAGCTGTGTTGGCCAAAAAATTAAAAAGACATAGCTCTcacaattagtgatgggcgaatccgtggatgttcgggtccagcgggtTCAGCCGagcatttaaaaaaagttttgtttgggTACCAGAGCAGTACGCGAACCAAACCCAGACCCTATTCAGGTTAGGTACAGGTTGAAAACCACTTATTGCACACATGGATTACGCCGTGGGGCAGTATGTCATACTGGTGAGAGATATGGTtggcttttatttttcttttttacagggctTCAGTGGtctatgggcgttaggtgagtattattgtttattatttccTCTATTTTCTGGTTTCTTACAGGGCAAGAGGGCTTCACTGAaatgggtgtaaggtgagtataagttttttttttttttaaataaaacagtaAACGGTGTgcacttttatttaaaataaaggactttattctggctgtgtgtttaattacaatctggcaatgggtttagtAATGGATGGGCGTCTGATTTGTGGGTTGGATGTCaggggccataaaacagctgacatcaaccccacaaatattaaccccacttcccACCGCCATCCAATAGGTGtggcttttctggggcggctgcgggctgctatttttaacctggggggaggctggggaatatcaatggcccctaccagcctgagaataccagcccacagctgtctgctttagcctggctggttgtcaaaaatagggtggacaccgctgttttttaaaaattatttaaataattttaaaaagtggcgtggggacccctctattctttatagcttgccatgataaagctgatagctgagggttgcagcccacacctGTCAGTTTTGCCTccctggttatcaaaaacagagggGAACCCAAgccggttttatttatttttagcacaggcatcggctgatgaatagTCCCATCAGTCGCCGCCTGCTTTTGCTATTATTAGAGGTagcaggagtaggctgatgggagcagatgGGGGTTCTACCTTGTATGGTGGCACAATGTGTGGGGCGCTACAATGTATAGAGgcgctacaatgtatgggcactaaactggcatATTTGTAAATCTCCAGAATAAAGCCTggcgtggatgttacaaaataatcACTGTACATGAAttgattgagaggtgcagttttgtacaatggggtcacttttagtattttttttctgctgttctagcaccttaggggctctacttTTCTGTCACCTGAAAActtttctagcaaaatctgtgctccaaaagacaGTGTGCTCTGTTCTTCTCAGCCCTGACATGTGGCCTAACCGTggtttctgacaacatatggggcatgACCACCACATTTGGGTGAAATTGTACAGTACCTTTTTGGGTCCGGTTTCACCCATTAACCTTCGTgtatcatacatttttttttaccactaaaattataTATTTCCAAGTTCCAATATTCTAAAATCCTGTGCGGCACCAGTGGATTCAAAattctcactgcacccctagattaaagtCCTTAAGCAGTGAAATATACAATGGGGgatcacttgggggggtttccagTAATCTGGCACTTTAGGGACTTGGCTAATGGCACTCACAATCTGCGTTCTAAAAGCCAAGTTTCGCTCCTTCCCATCCAatccctgccatgtgctcaaacagtagtgttcaactacatatggggtattattattattattatttattgttatagcgccatttattccatggcgctttacatgtgaggaggggtatacataataaaaacaagtacaataatcttaaacaatacaagtcataactagtacaggaggagtgaggaccctgctcgtgaaggctcacaatctacaagggatgggtgagaatacagtaggtgaggatagagctggtcatgcagcggtttggttgatcggtggttactgcaagttgtaggcttgtcggaagaggtgggtcttcaggttctttttgaagatttcgatggtaggcgagagtctgtgttgtggtagagggttccagagtaggggtgatatgcgagagaaatcttgtatgcgattgtgggaagaggagataagaggggagtagagaaggagactgAGAAAAAGAAGGGCACTGCCACGTTAAGAAAAATTGCATAATTTCTGGAAGAAACTATAGTGCAGAGTTCATAGAAGAAGCCCACAGAACCTTCAGGATCTGAAAAGTATttttgtggaagaatgggccaaaattatatctgagcaatgcctgcaactagtttctccatacaggaagcgtcttgaagctgtcatcaccaataaAGGCTTATATACAAagcattaaatacatttcagtaagcgtgtgcACTACTTTTTTCCTGAATAGATTTAAttgctttgcctgtgtggattgaatgggttgttactgacatctggtgagaatttcatgttaatagTAAGATGAGCAAACATTTCAATGTTCAGTTACGATTGCCAAGTTTGCAATATTCACCAGttaatttgttgaatattcgccgaacatagcagaacgccattcatgtcaatggtagGCAAAAACACACGCATGCACAACATcttataacagccccaaatgcatccaaaatacatcaaatgagggacagacaccaggaaagtgtccTCAATTCACCTACAGTACAAATTTTTGCAtgtcactgcagcaatcagccaggcatgaggtgtcagggtctgggacagcatttacagctttcaattgaacgtcacagtaagacgaggtgggtgagggatcggtgcagggcccctttgctgggagtcctgataccacatgcaacacttcTACCTGCTTTCattctgagccacactcaggtggcacaaatatcagattTATAAACTACCAATgtgagaaaaatgtaaggatagtaacacaggtagttgagtccaaggaagtggaagcCTGactgtcttggaggcctactgttaCTGGCAAAACGTATGAAGGAGACccagccaggagtgttcacattcccaaaaattattggcagacaataccaaagtggcatcaatttcaaaacagtatagatagtataatacaaCCGacgggtcttccactacacccaatacagcagatggacacccaaccaggagtgttcacatttaaacaaatgagggccttacaccacagaattggcatcaatttcaccacagtagaaacagtataataaggactgataggtcttccactacacccagggccggttttaggcaaagtggggccccaggcaaagtttaaaatggggccccaaatgctaacatattgcacatcacacagaagaatttcggttgtatttacgtgcgctgagttgaggctgctaaacgagtgtgatcgacaatactgaagtcattcaacggctgtttctcggcctctttccaccgtctgagaaagaatgatgggaaccgaacaatcactaatagatcaatctgtccccataatgTTACAtgttacactggcgatgtgctgctgagaacaatgatttttgttccggcataaacaatccaatcactcgatgaatatgcagcattttacctgtttagtataatacaacccatagtcctccacatattataatgtgcaccacagtcctccatattgtataataaactcctcagtcctatatatatatatactgtgtatatatatatatatatatatatatatatacacacacacttcccatagtcttccatatagtataatacactcctcatagtcctccatatagcataatacattcctcatagtgctccatatggtataatgcaccgccatagtcgtccatgtagtacaattcacttcccatagtataatgcaccacatagttcttcatatagtataatgtattccccatagtcctcgatacagtatactgtagcccacatatagtataatgcagccactccacagagtataatctaaccccccacagaatataatgcagcccccctcatgtagtataatgtagtcccctcatagagtatgatgcaatcacccctcatagaatataaataaaatacagccccccatagaatataatgtagcaccgaatagaatagaatacagctcacctccccatagaatataatgtagccccatcaaagagtatgatgcaatcatccctcataaaatctaatacagccccccatagaatataatgaagcccaccacagaatataatacagcccacctccgcatagtatataatgcagccccccatagtatataagcagtctgtcccatagaatataatacacccccatagtatatagcacagcctgcatagtatgtagcacagcctgcatagtatatagcacaggctgcatagtatatagcacagcccgcatagtatatagcacagccacgtagtatataacacagcccacatagtatatagcacagccacgtagtatataacacagcccacgtgggatatagcacagcccacatagtatatagcacagcccacgtagtatataacagcccatgtagtatatagcacagcccacgtaaaatatagcacagcgacatagtatatagcacagacacgtagtatataacacagcccacatagtatatagcatagcccacttagtatataacacagcttgcatctctccccccgagaatggccccacagtccagtaaaaaaaaccccacacacgtCGCCtcatgcccgcgctgctccctgctgagctgctcctgtctcagcaactGCAATGCcggctggcacacagtgagtgcgcaattacgtcatcgcgcacctgcagtgtcagcgaggcagagcggggaatgatgggagagggagcgtcatctgatgctctctcctccatcattgctttgaactgtaccggcagacgcgggTATAGTATAATGCGGAGGGGAAGTCGGCGCTGGCGGAAgctgggcccccctgcctcacaggggccccatagcggctgcatgatcTGCCGCTAGCTTGGGGCCCCTGGggagagcgggggccccaggcagctgcctggtctgcctgcccctaacgccggcccaatccagcagatggacacccaaccaggagtgttcacatttaaacaaatgaggggctTACacgacagaagtggcatcaatttcaccacagtagaaatagttcaATAGGGACCGACAGGGTTTCCACTACTCCCAATcctgcagatggacacccaacctggagttttcacatttaaaaaaatgagggcctgacaccactgaagtggaataactgtcacgagaatagaaaaagTATAACTGGAACCAAGACGTCTTCCACTACAACTAAtatagcagatgtagaccaaccatgattgTTCATATTTCCACAAATATGGAAAtatgacttggactctgttgtgctagtgcacgagctggtctaaaacaaagtgtcaaaggactcaccgaaattgcttcttccacttacaccactgctgctgctaatgttttggcgttgacgaattgacgagccagaggttggaagtctagaactgtgatgtgaactgtgtgcttcattgctgtcttgggaaaaagctctcctaaggttgtgtaaaagtgtgtttcgatactccagcattcgcgggtccctttccagggcgggaagcatctggcaaaatttggttttataacgtggatctaacagagtggcaacccactagtcagcagtattcctaattataattataattatacggggatcatgttgtagatagtacagcaagaaggcactcgtatgtcgggctctaccgtgaggtccaagcccatgctgtgttggtggctgggtaacaatgaagcTCATTTGCTCCGTCCGCTcccgccaaccatgaacaacagagaggggaggattatccttttcatttgacagttgctcgcccatcaccactccctcctccatttgttcctttgatcttgcaccttcgataacagtttgtctgttatcaccagacccccttgatcgcagtaatccaccctctcgTGGCACCCGCCTGTATGACAATAGTTTTGAACTTAGAGActgtatcccttccgcatcctcctctgcttcctcctcttctgggaccaccatcttctCCCACAGTCTATTCAACGCTTCCATTGGTCGATCAGctgatgtttttttttctctttgtataGTGTAACTTTATTTGTATACACCAGTGTTGCATGGCTTCTATTATGCTGCATTTGGGAGGAAGGACGACAGACGATGTGAACAGGTACGTGCAGAAGAGGAGGACACGTTCCTGTCCTGTGATGTCAGGGTAATGAGTGGAAATGGCTTCTACCAGTGATGCTGCTCGTGTATATCACAGGGACATGTGTGTTGTGTCGCGTTGTCACCCCGCTGTTACATTGGCAGTAGTATCCCCCTGGTGCAGAACCTGCACCCATAAACGTGTGTATGCATTAGAGCACTTGCAGAGTAAGGATAGATTCGTATGGGATGACCACGATCTGTACATGTAAAATCTGCAGTGGGTGCTGGCAATGTGGGTGAGAGGGGTAACATCCGCTGTAATCACCCCCACAAATCTGCAGCAAGATCCACGTGAATTAGTGGCGGGATCCACAGGAGTATTAGTGGCAGATTCTTCCTTCCAAGTGGAGATGACATAATGGCGCCACACTGGGCTATTCCTTGATTTGCCTGAAGTCacccagcatagaggctgtcagtcaagcaggaggaaatagagctggagtgacagaggcttcagatctaccatagctcttcagcctcatttgcatatcgatTCCAACTTTGATTCCTCAATAACGGAGgaaccatgtaaaggtattgctgggctTGTCTTTAAAGggttacatgcacatataaatagtttgggaagTGAAATCCTGCTTACAGAATCCCTTTAAATCACCAATCCACAGGCTACATACTAAGAACATGATCACTTGGGGTCGAGCTACTAAGACCCCCCTGATCCCAAGAACAATTTGAATTAATGGGGTTGTCTGGTTATAACCAATCTTCTATCCACAAGAATGGACAACTTGCTGATTAGCTCGTGTCTCATTGCTGGAATCCACACAGATTGGCAGAacagggaacttttatccccagGTCAGATgtccactgctgctccattcattctctatgaggcTGCCGGAAAAAAGGCGAGtgtggaatgaatggagcagcagaatgaatggagctgcggtcaagcTTCCTCGCTGccgataaaagttccccattctacCAATCTGCATGAGAGTCTGTTGATAGGAAATTACTTGTTTTCACAGGACATCTCCTTTTAAGCCTAGAAAATCCCTTTAATTGTTAAGGTGCAGGTGTGTCCACTGCTGCACTATCAGTATGGACAATGAACTGTGCAGCTGTCGCACAtactcactaaggctactttcacactagcgttgtttggcgtacgtcgcaatgcgtcgtttaggagaaaaaacgcatcctgcaaagttgtctgcaggatgcgtcttttccccatagacttacattaacgacgcattgcgacgtatggccacatgtcgcaaccgtcgtgcgacggttgcatcgtgttttggcagaccgttggcacaaaaaaagttacatgtaacatttttttgtgcgtcgtgtccgccatttccggccgctcatgcgcggccggaactccaccccctcctccccagacattacaatggggcagcggatgcattgaaaaactgcatccgctgcccccgttgtgcattttttttcacagcatgcgtcggtacgtcgggccaacgcagcgcgacggccccgtaccggcgCTAGTGTGGAAGTAGCCTAAGACTGGGGACTGTGGCACTCTGCCCTTTTGAAAGGTGGGAGTCACAGCAACTGGACCCCCAGCATTTATACATTATCTCTCCTGTCCAATAAAGTTGCTTCCCTGCAGCTTCCATTGTCAGGCACAAGATGTCTTCTAACAGTAGAGTTTTGTATGGATTTGCTCCTGGACCTGGTGTTGTCCACCTTATAAAGGGGGCAATTTCGATAAGAGCTTTGAGGGCAACACCCTGGACCACGTGTTTGCAAATAGAgatactggtttggcttttatcctaagtcgtgTCAAGGCTCGTGAAAGGGTCAATATTTACTTGTAAGATTACTTTtaccaataggtggtgctagattTCTAGTCCCCTTACTCTAttgagaggcaatttgcatatttaacttcccagaggagcattgcatggcgtatAAGTCTCCTTACTCTGACATGGCAGGCTTGGCACTctgcacaaggagaaacgttaccccttaaaccCCACTCCAGAAcctctcacctagtcaaatcagatctcatactttgcactgatgaggggaaacACACTGAAACATGAGCCTGCAAATAGcggttctgatttggcttttatccaaagtaacatggcaaggctcgttaaaggatcgatagtgacttttaggattcctacttccaacaggtggcactatagagttctagtcctcttcctctctgaagatgcaATTTGCATATCACTTTTCAAAATCCAAATTAGTGAAGCTTTCAAGTAGATGAAGGTTGTAATGGACTTCACGCTGTATAAATCTAAaacgccatttttttttactttggtgtCTTAGAATTTCCATCATGGCTGCTGTAAACTTTGAGGAGTTTTCTGTGCCACCTGGATCTGAGCTCTTCCACCTCTGTTTGGTGGTAATATTTTAGAAAGTGAATTGGAGACCGAGGTTGAATTTGTTGATGGAGGCCTGAGTGACGACAACATACAagacgaggaggaagaagaggCGCAGCTGTGCATGAGAGAGCTCAGTAGGAGAAAGCTCCTTGCCTTGAATCACCACTGCAAAGAAATTGAACAGGTTTGTACATAACTGTTTTTGCTGCCATCTTGCTATAATTTAAATATGAACCAATTCATCATTTGTGtgtctgtctgtatgtatgtatatatattatacacacataagtatttgatcccttgctgattttgtaagtttgcccactgacaaagacatgagcagtttataattttaagggtaggttaattttaacattgagagatagaatatcaaaaataaaatccagaaaatcacattgtataaattatataaacttatttgcattttgcagtgagaaataagtatttgatccctctgacaaacaagacttaatacttggtggcaaaacccttgttggcaagcacagcagtcagaggtttcttgtagttgattatgaggtttgcgcaaaggtcaggaggaattttggtccactcctctttgcagatcatctctaaatcattaagattttgaggttgtcgcttggcaacttggagtttcaactccctccataagttttctatgggattaaggtctggagattggcttggtcactccatgaccttaatgcgcttctttttgagccactcctttgttgccttgactgtatgttttgggtcattgtcttgctggaagacccagccacgacccatttttaatgtcctggtggagggaaggaggttgtcactcaggattttacggtacatggctccatctattttcccattgatgcggtgaagtagtcatgtgcccttagcagagaaacatccccaaaatgtttccacctccatgctagacagtggggatggtgttctggggtcataggcaacatttctcttcctccaaacatggcgagttgagttaatgccaaagacctcaattttgtctcatctgaccacagcaccttctcccaatcactcacagaatcatccaggtgttctttggcaaacttcagacgggcctgcacatgtgccttcttctgcaggggaaccttgcgggcactgcaggattttaaacctttacagcataatgtgttacctatggttttcttggtgactgtggtcccagctgccttaagatcattaacaagttccccccatgtagttttaggttgatctctcaccttcctcatgatcaaggataccgcacgaggtgagattttgcatggtgccacagatcgatgtcgattgagtcattttgtatttcttccattttcttactattgcaccaacagttgtctccttctcacccattgtcttacttatggttttgtagcccattccagctttgtgcaggtctatgatcttgtccctgacatccgtaTAAAGCTCttcggtcttgcccatgttgtagaggttagactctgactgagtctgtggacaggcatcttttataaaggtgactatgtaagacagctgtctttaatgcaggtaacgaattGATTagaagcatctaactggtctgtgggagccagaactcttaatggttggtagggtatcgaatacttatttctcactgcaaaatgcaaataaatgt is a window of Ranitomeya variabilis isolate aRanVar5 chromosome 2, aRanVar5.hap1, whole genome shotgun sequence DNA encoding:
- the LOC143803675 gene encoding LOW QUALITY PROTEIN: TCF3 fusion partner homolog (The sequence of the model RefSeq protein was modified relative to this genomic sequence to represent the inferred CDS: inserted 1 base in 1 codon): MAAVNFEEFSVPPGSEXLPPLFGGNILESELETEVEFVDGGLSDDNIQDEEEEEAQLCMRELSRRKLLALNHHCKEIEQVSERILNRLHQVQKITRKLKQERRCLMKILDSYGDDYRQSHITFLLEV